ACAGGTGCTCGGTCAGCAGCCGGGCCGCGACCAGTTGCTCCAGCACGGGCGTGCCCAGGTCGTACAGCGCCCGGTCGGCAGCCAGTTTGCGGACCAGGGAGGGCTGGGCGCGCAGCCAGCCGATCCGCAGGCCGGGCCAGAGGATCTTGCCGGCCGAGCCGACGGTGATCACCTGGGCGTCCCGGTCGAGCGCGGCCAGCGGGCGGGGCAGGTCGGAGTCGGCGACGCCCCAGCCGAGTTCGGCGCAGGTCTCGTCGGCGATCACGGCGGTGCCGGCGGCCCGGGCGTGGGCCAGCAGGGCGCGGCGCCGCTCCTCGTCGACCAGCGCGCCGGTGGGGTTCTGGAAGTCGGGGATGACGGAGGCCAGCCGGGGCGCGGCGCCGCGCAGCACCCGCTGCCACTGCGCGAGGTCCCAGTCGGCGGGCCCGGCCCCGTCGCCGGTCAGCGGGACGGGCACCAGGCGGGCGCCGGCCCGCTCCAGGGCGCGCAGCGTGTTGGCGTAGCTGGGGGCCTCGACGGCGACCCGGTCGCCGCGCGACAGCAGCGCCTGGTGGGCCAGGTGCAGGGCGCTCATCGCGCCGGTGGTGACCAGCACCTGCTCGGAGCCGGTGGGCAGGCCGCGCTCGGTGTAGCGGCGGGCGACGGCCTCGCGCAGCACCGGCAGCCCGGTCGGGTAGTTGCCGTGCCCGGCGGTGTACGCGGGCAGGTGGGCGACGGCGTGCGCGGCGGCCTCGGCGAGCTGCGGCGGGGCGGTGGGCGCGGCCAGGCCCAGGTCGAGGACGCCGCCCTGGTCGGGGGAGACGGGGTGCAGCGCGTCGGCGGGCGGCGCGGTGCCCGCCGGCAGGGCCGTCCAGGAGCCGGCGCCGCGCCGCGAGCGCAGGTAGCCGTCGGCGCGCAGCGCCTCGTACGCGGCGGCCACGGTGGTGCGGGACAGGTGCAGCTCGGCGGCGAGCTCGCGTTCGGCGGGCAGCCGGGTGCCGACCGGGAGGCGGCCGTCGGCGACCAGTCGGGAGACCTGCGCGGCCAGCGCCCGGTAGGCGGGGCGGCGGCCGTCCGGGGCGGGCAGTTGGCGGGCGAGGGCGTGCGGGGTGAGCGTGCTGTGCCACTCGGCCATCGTCGATCAGTCCACTCGGTTCGGATTGGCCCTGTCGGGTCGGGTTTTGGACTGCCATAGTGGCGTGCAGCGCCGGAGAACGGCAAGCACCGCACCGAGAAGAGGTCCACCGATGGCGGTCTCCCTGACCCTGCCCCCGTCCCGCACCGACGCGTCGCCGCCCACCGACCCGCCCGGCACCGCACCGACCCGCGGCCCGTCCCGCCGGCTGCCCCGCCGACTCGCCCAGCTCGCCGTCGGCCTGGTGCTGTACGGCGTCTCGATGGGCCTGGTGCTGCGCTCCGCGCTCGGCGGCAACCCGTGGGACGTCTTCCACCAGGGCCTGGCCCGGCACGTCGGGCTGAGCGTGGGCACCTGGGTGACGGTGGTGGGCGCGCTGGTGCTGCTGCTGTGGATACCGCTGCGGCAGAAGCCCGGCGTCGGCACCCTCGGCAACGTCGCCGTCCTCGGCGTGGCCATGGACGCCACCCTGTCCCTCGTCCCGCACCCGCACGCCCTCGCCGTGCGCGTCCCGCTGCTGGCCGCCGGCATCGTCCTCAACGGCCTCGCCTCCGGCCTGTACATCGGCGCCCGGCTCGGCCCCGGCCCCCGCGACGGCCTGATGACCGGCCTGCACCGGCGCACCGGCCGCTCCGTCCGGCTGATCCGCACCGGCATCGAGCTGACCGTGCTGACCGCCGGCGTCCTCCTCGGCGGCACCTTCGGCCTCGGGACCCTCGCCTACGCCCTGGCGATCGGCCCGCTGGTGCAGTTCTTCCTGCCCCGGCTGACCGTCCCCGAGCAGGGCCGGACGGCGCCCGCCGGTGCCGCCACTCAGGGGTGAACCGGGGGCGGTCGTCGCAAAGCGACGGTGGAACCTCGTAAGGTCGTCTCCGTGTTGGACGAGATGCGGATACGGGATCTGGGTGTCATCGACGACGCCGTGGTCGAACTCGCCCCCGGCTTCACCGCCGTCACGGGCGAGACCGGCGCGGGCAAGACCATGGTGGTGACCAGCCTCGGTCTGCTGCTCGGCGGCCGGGCCGATCCGGCGTTGGTGCGCAACGGCTCCGAACGGGCGGTGGTGGAGGGGCGGTTGACGCTCGACCCGGACTCGCCGGTGGTGGCCCGCGCCCTGGAGGCGGGGGCCGAGCTGGACGACGGCGAGCTGCTGGTCAGCCGCACCGTCTCCGCCGAGGGCCGCTCCCGGGCGCACGTCGGCGGCCGCTCGGTGCCCGTCGGGCTGCTCGCCGAGCTCGGCGAGGACCTGATCGCGGTGCACGGCCAGACCGACCAGCAGCGGCTGCTGCGCCCCTCCCGGCAGCGCGGCGCGCTGGACCGGTACGCGGGCGAGGCCGTCGCCGAGCCGCTGGCCCGCTACCGCGAGGTGTACCGGGAGCTGCGCCAGGTCTCCGCGACCCTGGAGGAGCTGACCACCCGGGCCCGGGAGCGCGCCCAGGAGGCCGACCTGCTGCGCTTCGGACTGGAGGAGATCGCCGCCGCCGAACCGGTCGCCGGAGAGGACGCCGAGCTGGCCGTGGAGGCCGAGCGGCTGGGCCACGCCGACGCGCTCTCCTCCGCCGCCACGCTCGCGCACGCCGCCCTCGCGGGCGACCCGGCCGACCCGGAGGCCGTCGACGCGGGCACCCTGCTGGCCCAGGCCCGCCGCGCCGTCGACGCGGTGCGCCACCACGACGAGCGGCTGGCCGCGCTGGCCGAGCGGCTCGGCGAGTGCGGCTACCTGCTCGCCGACGTGGCCGGCGACCTCGCCGGGTACGCCGACGACCTGGACGCCGACCCGGTCCGGCTGGCCGCCGTCGAGGACCGCCGGGCCGTGCTGACCCACCTGGTGCGCAAGTACGCGGGTACCGAGGGCACCCTGGCCGAGGTGATCGCCTGGGCCGAGACCGGCTCGGTGCGGCTGCTCGAACTCGACGGCGACGACGAGCGGATCGACGAACTCGGCGCGCGGGAGACCGAGTTGCGCACCCGGCTGGCCGACCTGGCGGCCGAGGTCTCGCGGGCCCGGCACGCCGCCGCCGACAAGTTCGCCGCCGCGGTCTCCGACGAGCTCGCCGAACTCGCCATGCCGCACGCCCGGGTGACCTTCGCGATCAGCCAGCTGGACGACCTGGCCGGGATCGAGCTAGAGGGCCGCAGCGTCTCCTACGGCCCGCACGGCGTCGACGAGGTCGAGGTGCTGCTCGCCCCGCACCCCGGCGCCCAGCCCCGCCCGATCGCCAAGGGCGCCTCCGGCGGCGAGCTGTCGCGCGTCATGCTGGCCGTCGAGGTGGTCTTCGCGGGCGCCGACCCCGTCCCCACCTACCTGTTCGACGAGGTCGACGCGGGCGTCGGCGGCAAGGCCGCGGTCGAGATCGGCCGCCGGCTGGCCAAACTCGCCCGCAGCGCGCAGGTCGTGGTGGTCACCCACCTCCCGCAGGTCGCCGCGTTCGCCGACCGGCACCTGGTGGTGGAGAAGACCAACGACGGCGTCGTCACCCGCAGCGGCGTCAAGACGCTCAACGACGAGGAGCGGGTGCGCGAACTCTCCCGGATGCTGGCCGGATTGGAGGACTCCGAACTCGGCCGGGCGCACGCCGAGGAGCTGCTGGAGGCGGCCCGCACGGCCCGCGCCCGCTGACCCGGGGCCGGCCGGCACCGCCGCGGGCGACGCGCCAGCGGCGGTGCCGACTGTCCAAGAGGCGGACCGACCTGGCATGGTGGCGAGCGGACACCAGCTGACAACGAGTCGGAGCGAGACAGACGTGGACCATTCCGCCGCGCGGGCCGCCGCGGCCCCCCAGCTGCACGTGGTGCTCGTCCTCGCCGCCGCGACCGGCGGCATCGGCGCCCACGTGCGCTCCCTCACCCAGGGCCTGGTCGCCCACGGCGTCACCGTCACGGTCTGCGCGCCCGAGGGCACCGACCGGCTGTTCGGGTTCTCGGCGGCCGGCGCCCGGCCGCACACCGTCGACATCACCCCGACCTCCGGGGCCCGCAGCGACGCCACCGCGATCGGCGAACTGCGCCGCGCCTTCACCGGCGCCGACATCGTGCACGCCCACGGCCTGCGGGCCGGCCTGCTGTCCGACCTGGCGCTGCGCACCGCCGGCCGCTTCCCCGGCATCCGCCCGGAGACCCCGCTGGTGGTCACCTCGCACCACGCGCTGCTCACCACCGGACTCGACCGCCGCCTCCAGCGCCTGATGGAGCGCCGGGTGGTGCGGGCCGCCGACCTGGTCCTCGGCGCCTCCTCCGACCTGGTCGCCCGGGCCCGCGAACTCGGCGCCACCGACGCCCGGCTGGGCCCGGTCGCCGCCCCGCCGATGCCGCCCGGCACCCTGGACCGGGACGACGCCCGCAAGGCGCTGCCCGGCGGCGACGACGGCCGCCCCGTGGTGCTGGCGATCGGCCGGCTCGTCCCGCAGAAGTGCTTCGGGCTGCTGCTCGACGCCGCCGGGCACTTCGCCGCGCCCGGCGCCCCCGCCCCGCGCGTCCTGCTGGCCGGGGACGGCCCCGAGCGGCAGGACCTGCGCGAGCGGATCGCCGCCGAGCAGCTGCCCGTCG
This is a stretch of genomic DNA from Kitasatospora fiedleri. It encodes these proteins:
- the yczR gene encoding MocR-like transcription factor YczR, yielding MAEWHSTLTPHALARQLPAPDGRRPAYRALAAQVSRLVADGRLPVGTRLPAERELAAELHLSRTTVAAAYEALRADGYLRSRRGAGSWTALPAGTAPPADALHPVSPDQGGVLDLGLAAPTAPPQLAEAAAHAVAHLPAYTAGHGNYPTGLPVLREAVARRYTERGLPTGSEQVLVTTGAMSALHLAHQALLSRGDRVAVEAPSYANTLRALERAGARLVPVPLTGDGAGPADWDLAQWQRVLRGAAPRLASVIPDFQNPTGALVDEERRRALLAHARAAGTAVIADETCAELGWGVADSDLPRPLAALDRDAQVITVGSAGKILWPGLRIGWLRAQPSLVRKLAADRALYDLGTPVLEQLVAARLLTEHLSAIRAERHAQLRATAEAFARELPRHFPAWRFALPPGGLALWAATPGLPATALARAGERTGVRIASGARFGVDGAFEEHLRLPLTLPAAHVPDALRRIAEAAALARTERLSGADPAPAAL
- the yczE gene encoding membrane protein YczE, whose amino-acid sequence is MAVSLTLPPSRTDASPPTDPPGTAPTRGPSRRLPRRLAQLAVGLVLYGVSMGLVLRSALGGNPWDVFHQGLARHVGLSVGTWVTVVGALVLLLWIPLRQKPGVGTLGNVAVLGVAMDATLSLVPHPHALAVRVPLLAAGIVLNGLASGLYIGARLGPGPRDGLMTGLHRRTGRSVRLIRTGIELTVLTAGVLLGGTFGLGTLAYALAIGPLVQFFLPRLTVPEQGRTAPAGAATQG
- the recN gene encoding DNA repair protein RecN encodes the protein MRIRDLGVIDDAVVELAPGFTAVTGETGAGKTMVVTSLGLLLGGRADPALVRNGSERAVVEGRLTLDPDSPVVARALEAGAELDDGELLVSRTVSAEGRSRAHVGGRSVPVGLLAELGEDLIAVHGQTDQQRLLRPSRQRGALDRYAGEAVAEPLARYREVYRELRQVSATLEELTTRARERAQEADLLRFGLEEIAAAEPVAGEDAELAVEAERLGHADALSSAATLAHAALAGDPADPEAVDAGTLLAQARRAVDAVRHHDERLAALAERLGECGYLLADVAGDLAGYADDLDADPVRLAAVEDRRAVLTHLVRKYAGTEGTLAEVIAWAETGSVRLLELDGDDERIDELGARETELRTRLADLAAEVSRARHAAADKFAAAVSDELAELAMPHARVTFAISQLDDLAGIELEGRSVSYGPHGVDEVEVLLAPHPGAQPRPIAKGASGGELSRVMLAVEVVFAGADPVPTYLFDEVDAGVGGKAAVEIGRRLAKLARSAQVVVVTHLPQVAAFADRHLVVEKTNDGVVTRSGVKTLNDEERVRELSRMLAGLEDSELGRAHAEELLEAARTARAR
- a CDS encoding glycosyltransferase family 4 protein, whose translation is MDHSAARAAAAPQLHVVLVLAAATGGIGAHVRSLTQGLVAHGVTVTVCAPEGTDRLFGFSAAGARPHTVDITPTSGARSDATAIGELRRAFTGADIVHAHGLRAGLLSDLALRTAGRFPGIRPETPLVVTSHHALLTTGLDRRLQRLMERRVVRAADLVLGASSDLVARARELGATDARLGPVAAPPMPPGTLDRDDARKALPGGDDGRPVVLAIGRLVPQKCFGLLLDAAGHFAAPGAPAPRVLLAGDGPERQDLRERIAAEQLPVELLGYRTDIPDLLAAADLVVLSSRWEARSLVAQEAMRAGVPVVATAVGGVPELVGDAAVLVPFADPRALGAAVRDLLADPGRRAALSAAGRAQAATWPDEAATVAQVLSIYDELAQRRP